In the genome of Actinomadura graeca, one region contains:
- a CDS encoding oxidoreductase, producing MTRDDSPVWFITGCSTGLGRALATAALRRGHRVAVTARDPRQVAGLAAAHGDRAAALPLDVTDPAQVRAAVDLAEAVFGRIDVLVNNAGYGYLAAVEEGEDDQIRALFDTNVFGLADVTRAVLPGMRARRSGHVVTVSSLGGLAAFGATGYYHATKFAVEGLSESLAAEVRPLGIKVTIVEPAAFRTNWPGPSMRQSAVRIPDYDETAGTRRAATLATYGHQPGDPERAAQAIIAVTEADEPPLRLLLGKAALDIVQARMDSMKALCETWRDTTLSADYPQHPQT from the coding sequence ATGACCCGCGACGACTCCCCCGTCTGGTTCATCACCGGCTGCTCCACCGGGCTGGGCCGGGCCCTCGCCACGGCGGCCCTCCGGCGCGGCCACCGCGTGGCCGTGACCGCCCGCGACCCGCGCCAGGTCGCCGGCCTGGCCGCCGCGCACGGCGACCGGGCCGCGGCCCTGCCCCTGGACGTCACCGACCCCGCCCAGGTCCGCGCCGCCGTCGACCTGGCCGAGGCGGTGTTCGGCCGCATCGACGTCCTGGTCAACAACGCCGGATACGGCTACCTCGCCGCGGTGGAGGAGGGCGAGGACGACCAGATCCGCGCCCTGTTCGACACCAACGTGTTCGGGCTCGCCGACGTCACCCGCGCCGTCCTGCCGGGGATGCGCGCCCGCCGCAGCGGCCACGTCGTCACCGTCTCCTCGCTGGGCGGCCTGGCCGCCTTCGGCGCCACCGGCTACTACCACGCCACCAAGTTCGCCGTCGAAGGACTGTCGGAGTCCCTGGCCGCCGAGGTCAGGCCGCTCGGCATCAAGGTCACCATCGTCGAGCCCGCCGCGTTCCGCACCAACTGGCCCGGCCCGTCCATGCGCCAGTCCGCCGTCCGCATCCCCGACTACGACGAGACCGCCGGGACCCGCCGCGCCGCGACCCTGGCCACCTACGGGCACCAGCCCGGCGACCCCGAACGCGCCGCACAGGCGATCATCGCCGTCACCGAGGCGGACGAGCCGCCGCTGCGCCTCCTGCTCGGCAAGGCCGCGCTGGACATCGTCCAGGCCCGCATGGACTCCATGAAGGCGCTGTGCGAGACCTGGCGGGACACCACCCTGTCGGCCGACTACCCCCAGCACCCCCAGACCTGA
- a CDS encoding helix-turn-helix domain-containing protein, translating to MDSENRLGGFLRARRDLVRPEDAGLPPGVRRRVPGLRREEVAALAGVSTDYYVRIEQGRERHPSPQVLEALVRALRLGAEEAAHAHRLAYPMPERPARPPDEQVSPGLLRMMRAWPHTPAVVLGPLLTVLAHNLLGGALFDGHAHSRDLMRLVFLDPGARDFYPDWDRVALNTVAGLRESAGTGAPDPRLRALVAELSAHSAAFRGLWERHDIRQKTRETKRFRHPLAGEITLEYESLTINSAPGQQLVVYQAEPGSPSAHALTLLGSLAASGTGGGVPEHARSPLTTD from the coding sequence ATGGACAGCGAGAACCGCCTCGGCGGCTTCCTGCGGGCACGCCGCGACCTGGTGCGGCCCGAGGACGCCGGGCTCCCCCCGGGCGTCCGCCGCCGCGTGCCCGGGCTGCGGCGCGAGGAGGTGGCGGCGCTGGCGGGGGTCAGCACCGACTACTACGTCCGGATCGAGCAGGGACGCGAGCGCCACCCCTCCCCGCAGGTGCTGGAGGCCCTGGTCCGGGCCCTGCGCCTGGGCGCCGAGGAGGCCGCCCACGCGCACCGGCTGGCCTACCCGATGCCCGAGCGCCCCGCCCGGCCGCCCGACGAGCAGGTCTCCCCGGGGCTGCTGCGCATGATGCGGGCATGGCCGCACACCCCGGCGGTCGTGCTGGGGCCGCTGCTGACCGTCCTGGCCCACAACCTGCTGGGCGGCGCCCTGTTCGACGGCCACGCCCACAGCCGCGACCTGATGCGCCTGGTGTTCCTGGACCCCGGCGCGCGCGACTTCTACCCCGACTGGGACCGGGTGGCCCTCAACACCGTCGCGGGACTGCGGGAGTCGGCCGGCACCGGCGCCCCCGACCCCCGCCTGCGCGCGCTGGTGGCCGAGCTGTCGGCGCACAGCGCCGCGTTCCGCGGTCTGTGGGAACGCCACGACATCCGGCAGAAGACCCGCGAGACCAAGCGCTTCCGCCATCCGCTGGCCGGCGAGATCACCCTGGAATACGAGTCGCTGACGATCAACAGCGCCCCCGGGCAGCAGCTCGTCGTCTACCAGGCCGAGCCGGGCAGCCCGTCGGCGCACGCGCTGACCCTGCTGGGCAGCCTGGCGGCGTCCGGCACCGGCGGCGGCGTCCCAGAACACGCCCGGTCCCCGCTCACGACCGACTGA
- a CDS encoding bifunctional glycosyltransferase family 2/GtrA family protein yields MSHLATERGTPAGPPPPSPDGGGRGRLVEVVVPVHNEERVLAASVRRLHAYLGETFPYPFRITIADNASTDATWWAAEELMAALPRVRAVRLDLKGRGRALRHVWSTSDADVVAYMDVDLSTDLDAFLPLVAPLLSGHSDLAIGSRLTRGSAVVRGPRREVVSRCYNLLLRTTLAARFTDAQCGFKAARTEIVQALLPSVEDEEWFFDTELLLLAERNGLRIHEVPVDWVDDPDSRVDVLRTARDDLRGMARVARRMLTGAFRAPVGGRARPGLPAGMARQLPAFAVIGVLSTAAQLVLFVLLRTAMGPLWANALSLGATTVANTAANRRFTFGVTGAGRAFRQQLEGGAAFLLGLALSTGGLALLHAAAPGASRAVEVAALVAANGVATLVRFLLMRAWIFHPRRLRPRGAGRGPAPASAAPAAPAGAAAPASSLEETGGTPS; encoded by the coding sequence ATGAGTCACCTTGCCACCGAACGGGGCACGCCCGCCGGGCCGCCCCCGCCCTCGCCGGACGGCGGCGGGCGGGGCCGGCTGGTGGAGGTGGTCGTGCCCGTCCACAACGAGGAGAGGGTGCTGGCGGCGAGCGTGCGGCGGCTGCACGCCTACCTCGGCGAAACCTTCCCCTACCCGTTCCGGATCACGATCGCCGACAACGCCAGCACGGACGCGACCTGGTGGGCCGCCGAGGAGCTGATGGCCGCGCTGCCGCGTGTGCGGGCCGTCCGGCTGGACCTCAAGGGACGCGGGCGGGCGCTGCGGCACGTGTGGAGCACCAGCGACGCCGACGTGGTCGCCTACATGGACGTGGACCTGTCCACCGACCTGGACGCGTTCCTGCCGCTGGTCGCCCCGCTGCTGTCGGGGCACAGCGACCTGGCCATCGGCAGCCGCCTGACCCGCGGCTCGGCGGTCGTGCGGGGCCCCCGCCGGGAGGTCGTCTCGCGCTGCTACAACCTGCTGCTGCGCACCACCCTGGCCGCGCGGTTCACCGACGCGCAGTGCGGGTTCAAGGCCGCGCGCACCGAGATCGTCCAGGCGCTGCTGCCGTCGGTGGAGGACGAGGAGTGGTTCTTCGACACCGAGCTGCTCCTGCTGGCCGAGCGCAACGGGCTGCGCATCCACGAGGTGCCGGTGGACTGGGTGGACGACCCCGACAGCCGGGTGGACGTGCTGCGCACCGCCCGCGACGACCTGCGCGGGATGGCCCGCGTCGCGCGGCGGATGCTGACGGGGGCGTTCCGCGCGCCGGTCGGCGGCCGGGCGCGGCCGGGGCTGCCCGCCGGGATGGCCCGGCAGCTGCCCGCCTTCGCCGTCATCGGCGTGCTCAGCACCGCCGCGCAGCTGGTCCTGTTCGTCCTGCTGCGGACGGCCATGGGGCCGCTGTGGGCGAACGCGCTGTCGCTGGGGGCCACCACGGTCGCCAACACCGCCGCCAACCGGCGCTTCACCTTCGGGGTGACCGGCGCCGGGCGCGCGTTCCGGCAGCAGCTGGAGGGCGGGGCGGCGTTCCTGCTCGGCCTGGCGCTGAGCACGGGCGGCCTGGCGCTGCTGCACGCCGCCGCGCCCGGCGCGTCCCGCGCGGTGGAGGTCGCCGCGCTCGTCGCCGCCAACGGCGTGGCGACGCTGGTGCGGTTCCTGCTCATGCGGGCGTGGATCTTCCATCCGCGCCGCCTGCGTCCCCGCGGCGCCGGGCGGGGCCCCGCGCCCGCGTCCGCGGCCCCGGCGGCGCCCGCCGGGGCCGCCGCGCCCGCATCGTCCCTTGAGGAGACCGGAGGAACACCGTCATGA